In Dama dama isolate Ldn47 chromosome 9, ASM3311817v1, whole genome shotgun sequence, the following proteins share a genomic window:
- the LOC133061357 gene encoding olfactory receptor 2L2-like: protein MGNYNQTSTDFILLGLFPSSRNGLLLFILIVFIFLMALVGNLSIILLIFLDIRLHKPMYFLLSQLSLMDLNYISTTVPKMAYDFLFANKSISIIGCGIQSFFFLTMACAEGLLLASMAYDRYVAICFPLHYPIRISKRVCMLMITGSWIMGSINSCAHTTYILSIPYCQSRSINHFFCDVTVMLTIACIDTTVYEYTVFLSTTLFLLLPFIGIAFSYGRVLLAVCHMNSAEGKKKAYSTCSTHLTVVSFYYAPFVYTYLRPRFLRTPTEDKVLAVFYIILTPMLNPIIYSLRNKEVIGALRRVTQRISPVKM from the coding sequence ATGGGAAATTATAATCAAACATCAACTGATTTCATCTTATTGGGATTGTTTCCCTCTTCAAGAAATGGTCTGCTCCTTTTtattctcattgttttcattttcttaatggctcTAGTTGGTAACCTTTCCATAATTCTTCTCATCTTTCTGGACATCCGTCTTCACAAGCCTATGTATTTTCTGCTTAGCCAGCTCTCCCTCATGGATCTGAACTACATCTCTACCACTGTTCCCAAAATGGCCTATGATTTTCTGTTTGCAAACAAGTCTATCTCCATCATTGGGTGTGGGATTCAGAGCTTCTTCTTCTTGACTATGGCATGTGCAGAAGGATTGCTCTTGGCTTCTATGGCTTATGATCGGTATGTGGCCATTTGCTTTCCTCTTCACTATCCCATCAGAATCAGCAAAAGAGTGTGTATGTTGATGATAACAGGATCTTGGATAATGGGCTCTATCAACTCCTGTGCCCACACCACATATATTCTCTCCATCCCTTATTGCCAATCCAGGTCCATCAATCATTTCTTCTGTGATGTCACAGTCATGTTGACAATAGCCTGCATTGATACAACGGTTTATGAATACACAGTGTTTCTGAGCACcacactttttcttttgttgcccttCATTGGTATTGCATTTTCCTATGGCCgtgttctccttgctgtctgtcATATGAACTCAGCAGAAGGGAAGAAGAAGGCTTATTCAACCTGCAGCACCCACCTCACTGTGGTTTCTTTCTACTATGCACCCTTTGTTTACACATATCTACGCCCAAGATTTCTGCGTACTCCAACAGAGGACAAAGTTCTGGCTGTCTTTTACATCATCCTTACCCCGATGCTCAATCCTATTATCTACAGCCTGAGAAACAAGGAGGTGATTGGGGCCCTAAGAAGAGTAACTCAGAGAATTTCCCCTGTGAAAATGTAG